The Linepithema humile isolate Giens D197 chromosome 7, Lhum_UNIL_v1.0, whole genome shotgun sequence genome has a window encoding:
- the LOC105669018 gene encoding uncharacterized protein, which yields MKCDVVTYVMISDDYIRIYIFKHLLLIWILYFAMPYICCASRCFNKSGEGYALVRFPKEDQYQKAWSDAVWGENASKRSLENLRLCEVHFEPSDFLVVGRRKEIKKDAIPSRFCRCPSDNSYNKSQARKRKKKETYVRNIKAKLDTSQNSNHQYLIEHSYSKRLSENRLPLNNISPKILEHSYSKSQSRKQKKEETYVRNVKAKLNSHICQAVDTSEHSYISVKNLTCPIINHTIENAAKLSKKQVRVINHQSNCPFTTLPLSVNEIKKRCSIEKNYIISNSENIYLSLDVNSIKRTVRKLKKENKLLKNVKNVMELILQNKFKFY from the exons ATGAAGTGTGATGTGGTTACGTACGTAATGATTAGTGATGATTATATacggatatatatttttaaacatctaTTGTTG ATTTGgatcttatattttgcaatgccATACATCTGCTGCGCATCGAGGTGCTTCAATAAATCCGGTGAAGGATATGCATTAGTGCGATTCCCTAAAGAAGACCAATATCAAAAAGCATGGTCAGATGCTGTTTGGGGCGAGAATGCGTCAAAACGTTCCCTGGAAAATCTTAGATTGTGTGAA GTACACTTTGAGCCATCCGATTTTTTGGTAGTGGGTCGCcggaaagaaataaaaaaagatgcaaTACCATCACGCTTCTGTCGTTGTCCCTCTGACAATTCTTACAACAAATCGCAAGCAAGGAagcgaaagaaaaaggaaacttATGTGCGAAATATTAAAGCAAAACTGGATACTTCACAGAATTCAaatcatcaatatttaatagagCATTCTTATAGCAAGAGGCTTTCAGAAAATCGTCTtcctttaaataatatttcgccAAAGATTTTAGAGCATTCTTATAGCAAATCGCAATCTAGAAAACAGAAGAAAGAGGAAACTTATGTGCGCAATGTTAAAGCAAAACTTAATAGTCATATTTGTCAAGCAGTTGATACATCTGAGCATTCTTATATCTCTGTAAAGAACTTAACTTGTCCAATAATCAATCATACAATAGAAAATGCTGCAAAGTTATCCAAGAAACAAGTGCGTGTCATAAATCATCAATCTAATTGTCCATTTACTACACTTCCGTTATCAGTTAATGAAATCAAAAAAAGATGTTCCatagagaaaaattacattatttcaaattctgaaaacatttatttgtcTTTAGAtgttaattctattaaaagaaCTGTGCGAAAActtaaaaaggaaaacaaattattgaagaatgttaaaaatgttatggaactaattttgcagaataagtttaaattttattga
- the LOC105669016 gene encoding trafficking protein particle complex subunit 2-like protein isoform X2 — MSQRTRVIHLYKTLLYMGRDYPKGYEYFRTKLRSAFDKNKAETDPEKINKMINHESTKMAACVAVIGKDNSPKYIKCADEASALQFHYKVHTSIDIIEEKLNVGNKTTVDIRDLYLGLLFATEEYKIYGYATNTKIKFVIVLQSSNVSLRDNEVKMIFKKLHAAYSNAVCNPFYIPSDQIISKSFDMSVLEIMGVI, encoded by the exons ATGTCACAGCGTACTAGAGTTATTCACTTGTACAAAACG CTACTATACATGGGTCGAGATTATCCAAAAGgatatgaatattttagaacTAAGTTGAGGAGTgcttttgacaaaaataaagcAGAAACTGATcctgagaaaataaataaaatgataaatcatg AATCTACTAAAATGGCCGCTTGCGTAGCTGTTATCGGCAAAGAT AACTCTCCGAAATACATCAAGTGTGCAGATGAAGCTTCTGccttacaatttcattataaagTGCATACATCAATTGATATTATAGAAGAAAAGTTGAATGTAGGAAATAAAACAACAGTTGATATACGTGACTTATATTTAGGTTTATTATTTGCAActgaagaatataaaat atatgGTTATGCCACTAATACAAAGATTAAATTTGTCATAGTATTGCAATCATCCAATGTATCCTTAAGAGATAATGAAGTAAAAATG ATTTTTAAGAAGTTACATGCTGCTTACTCCAATGCTGTTTGTAATCCGTTTTACATTCCAAGTGATCAAATAATTTCCAA ATCATTTGATATGTCGGTGCTGGAAATAATGggtgttatataa
- the LOC105669016 gene encoding electron transfer flavoprotein regulatory factor 1 isoform X1, translating to MSQRTRVIHLYKTLLYMGRDYPKGYEYFRTKLRSAFDKNKAETDPEKINKMINHGIFVIKELEVLYMLRKYRTLKRRYYDQ from the exons ATGTCACAGCGTACTAGAGTTATTCACTTGTACAAAACG CTACTATACATGGGTCGAGATTATCCAAAAGgatatgaatattttagaacTAAGTTGAGGAGTgcttttgacaaaaataaagcAGAAACTGATcctgagaaaataaataaaatgataaatcatggtatttttgtgataaaagaaTTAGAAGTTTTATACATGTTACGCAAATACAGAACTTTAAAGAGAAGATATTATGATCAATAA